One Granulicella sp. 5B5 DNA window includes the following coding sequences:
- a CDS encoding DUF6599 family protein: MRLYRYLHRGMVLGLVVAAMCATAQSSVAISEPGAPLLPTSFGEWKTAQGSGSVPEYSLANASKAALEECGPQRSAVGDYERGGKTVHIEAIQFGDRTGAYSAFTLMAKPGMKVGKELGSADAVGNGVVLFTDGDSLVLVNGTTETSPLKPLAAGLPKVSGSKGLAPLLPTLVPAKGLVAGSIRYALGASTYAAEGGVLPAQSLGWEKSAEAVTAQYDDRRGKETLTLLMYPTPTIAGDFHKQILEYTANPPVSAGAVRSRREGELVLLAEGSFSPDEAQRMIENIHLKQELSFDRDMPPVFHVEVQKTYSLLTNLAVLTGVLMAAAVLLGLFLGAGGRWCAC; the protein is encoded by the coding sequence ATGAGACTGTATCGGTATCTACATAGGGGTATGGTGCTGGGGCTGGTTGTCGCGGCAATGTGTGCGACGGCGCAGTCGAGTGTGGCGATCTCGGAGCCGGGGGCTCCGCTGTTGCCGACGAGCTTTGGGGAGTGGAAGACGGCGCAGGGCAGCGGAAGCGTGCCGGAGTACTCGCTGGCGAATGCGAGCAAGGCGGCGCTGGAGGAGTGCGGGCCGCAACGGTCGGCGGTTGGGGACTATGAGCGCGGCGGGAAGACCGTTCATATAGAGGCAATCCAGTTTGGTGACCGGACGGGGGCCTACAGTGCGTTTACGTTGATGGCCAAGCCGGGAATGAAGGTGGGCAAGGAGCTTGGGTCGGCGGATGCGGTTGGGAATGGAGTGGTGCTGTTCACAGACGGCGACTCGCTGGTGCTGGTCAATGGGACGACGGAGACTTCTCCGCTGAAGCCGCTGGCGGCGGGGCTGCCGAAGGTTTCTGGGTCGAAGGGGTTGGCACCGCTGCTGCCGACGCTGGTGCCGGCGAAAGGGCTGGTGGCGGGGTCGATCCGGTATGCGCTGGGGGCTTCGACCTATGCGGCTGAGGGTGGTGTGCTGCCGGCGCAGTCGCTGGGCTGGGAGAAGTCGGCCGAGGCGGTGACGGCGCAGTATGATGACCGGCGCGGCAAGGAGACGTTGACGCTATTGATGTACCCGACGCCGACGATTGCGGGGGATTTCCATAAGCAGATCCTGGAATACACGGCGAACCCTCCGGTCTCGGCGGGTGCTGTGCGCTCGCGCCGCGAGGGCGAGTTGGTGCTGCTGGCGGAGGGATCGTTCAGCCCGGACGAGGCCCAGCGGATGATCGAAAACATCCATCTGAAGCAGGAGCTGAGCTTCGATAGGGACATGCCTCCGGTTTTTCATGTGGAGGTGCAGAAGACCTACAGTCTGCTGACCAACCTGGCGGTGCTGACGGGGGTCCTGATGGCGGCGGCGGTGCTGCTGGGGCTGTTTCTGGGGGCGGGCGGGCGCTGGTGCGCGTGCTGA
- a CDS encoding glycosyl hydrolase family 28 protein yields MRMPWQLRMLVGGMVLVPASMWAQDRRVVTEPKIPAVCVKLDAKLMSTPDENGGALRSEDEGKLDTERIQKALDGCGAGKAVELSLRSKDNAFLSGPLEMREGVTLLIDKGVTLFGSSDPAVYEMPNPDAKSDAPIKCGTSTPRPTSFPTFSTNQVARPRGGCRPLISVNVKNAAIMGEGTIDGRGYAKMRGHDISWWQMARAAQPHDDLYYSTRLILASHADGLVLYKIHLNNSPNFHVAVNQTHGFTAWGVHLMTPVNKALIGTGNDARNTDGIDPGTSEDVTIAHSWIDNGDDNIAIKQGVSHMSVIDDHFYDGHGMSIGSETVLGQSYLLVDGLTEDHTTSGIRIKSNVKRGGPVHDLTYKNVCMRNVPIPIAISPYYTNQTVEPFEDPKYTGDKIPDYKAIKLENIYAETPGDVLIAGLDDAHRTEVTLNNVHITGITPQQMHLAYDDIHVMGCPRGNLPLGNVPASVKVMPPGGPVCLLALLDPCKGKFVPMQ; encoded by the coding sequence ATGAGGATGCCGTGGCAGTTGCGGATGCTTGTGGGTGGGATGGTGTTGGTGCCCGCGTCGATGTGGGCGCAGGACCGGCGCGTGGTGACGGAGCCGAAGATTCCGGCGGTGTGTGTGAAGCTGGATGCGAAGCTGATGTCGACGCCGGATGAGAACGGTGGCGCGTTGCGCAGCGAAGATGAGGGCAAGCTCGATACGGAACGCATCCAGAAAGCGCTGGACGGTTGCGGCGCAGGCAAGGCGGTGGAGCTGAGCCTGAGATCGAAGGACAATGCGTTTCTGAGTGGGCCGCTGGAGATGCGCGAGGGTGTGACGCTGCTGATCGATAAGGGTGTGACGCTGTTTGGATCGAGCGATCCTGCGGTGTATGAGATGCCGAACCCTGATGCGAAGTCAGATGCGCCGATCAAGTGTGGAACGTCGACGCCGAGGCCGACGAGCTTTCCGACGTTTTCAACGAACCAGGTGGCGCGGCCGAGAGGTGGGTGCCGTCCGCTGATCAGCGTGAATGTGAAGAACGCGGCGATCATGGGGGAGGGAACGATTGATGGGCGCGGGTATGCGAAGATGCGTGGGCATGACATCAGCTGGTGGCAGATGGCGCGCGCTGCGCAGCCGCATGACGATCTGTACTACTCGACGCGGCTGATACTGGCGAGCCACGCGGATGGACTGGTGCTGTACAAGATCCACCTGAACAATTCGCCGAACTTTCATGTGGCGGTGAACCAGACGCATGGGTTTACGGCGTGGGGCGTGCACCTGATGACTCCTGTGAACAAGGCGCTGATTGGAACGGGCAACGATGCGCGGAATACGGACGGCATCGATCCGGGAACGAGTGAGGATGTGACGATTGCGCATAGCTGGATCGACAACGGGGACGACAATATTGCGATCAAGCAGGGCGTGAGCCATATGAGCGTGATCGACGACCACTTCTACGACGGGCATGGGATGTCGATCGGGTCGGAGACGGTGCTGGGCCAGAGTTACCTGCTGGTGGACGGGCTGACGGAAGACCATACGACGAGCGGTATCCGGATCAAGAGCAATGTGAAGCGCGGTGGGCCGGTGCATGACCTGACGTATAAGAACGTCTGTATGCGGAATGTACCGATACCGATTGCGATCTCGCCGTATTACACGAACCAGACGGTGGAGCCGTTTGAAGACCCGAAGTATACGGGCGATAAGATCCCGGACTACAAGGCGATCAAGTTGGAGAACATCTATGCGGAGACGCCGGGCGATGTGCTGATTGCAGGGCTGGACGATGCGCACCGCACGGAGGTGACACTGAACAATGTGCACATCACGGGGATCACTCCGCAGCAGATGCACCTGGCGTATGACGATATCCATGTGATGGGCTGCCCGAGGGGGAACCTGCCGCTGGGGAACGTGCCGGCAAGTGTGAAGGTGATGCCGCCAGGTGGCCCGGTTTGCCTGCTTGCGCTGCTGGACCCGTGCAAAGGCAAGTTTGTTCCGATGCAGTAG